The Plantactinospora sp. KBS50 sequence TGGCCGGCCATGTACCGCCGGAAGTCCTCGACCGTCGGGTGCTCGGCGCCGGTGAAGTGCGGCTCCTGGATGGAGATGGTGTGCGTCTCCGGCAGCTGGACCGTGGCCGGCCGCAGCCCGGCCGGGTCGGCCAGCCCCACCGGGTTGTTCCGGCAGTACCGGTACAGGTTGCCGCCGTCGGCGAAGCCGCCCGGGTCGCTGCTGGCCCACCGGCCCAACCACGGCAGGTAGTAGCGGGCACCGGCGTAGTAGAAGCCGGTCTCCTCGTCCATCTCGTGCCCGGCGAACCGGTACCGCTTGAGGCTCAGGTCGGTGCCCGGCCGGCCGTACCGGTACCCGGTGGTGCCGTACGGGTGGTACTCCTCGTAGGAGATGACCGCCCCGGCCGCGTCGGTCTGCATGGTCGCCGAGCCGAGGTGGTTGGTGAGCTGGTAGCGGATCAGCGGCACGTCCAGCGGGTTGGCCGGGTCGAGACCCGCCGGGTCGGCGGTCTTGACGTCCACCTGGGCCACCGGCCCGGCGTCGTCGGCGATCGTGGTGCTCCACCGTTCGAGCTGGAGGGCGCCGGTGGTCCGGTTGCGTCGGCGGAACACGGTGACCGCACCCAGGAAGATCCATTCGAGTTGGATGCTGCCCGGCCGGTCCACCACCTTGCGCAGCCGCTGGCCGCCGGCGGCGTACACCATCCGGGCCTCGCCGCCGCCGCCGAGGTCGACCCGGCGGAGCTGGTCCTGGGCGTTCCACTCCAGCGCCGCCAGGTGCGGCATCGCGACGATGTTGCCGAGCGCGTCGTGCGGGTACGCCGCCGAGTACGGCCCGGTGTCGGGGTCGCCGGGCAGGCTGGTGCCGGCCAGCCGGTTCGTGGCGTCCAGCGGGTCGTCCTGGTACGCGTACCGGTAGTGCCGGGTCCAGCCGGCGCCCACCCCGGCCTGGGTGCGGAACCGGTGCCGCAGCACGGTGATGTTCCCCAGCGGGTCGTACTCGTACTCCTGCGTGTAGCCGCGCACCGCGCCCGGGTCGGTGGGGCTGGCGGCCGGCGGCACGTCGGTGTGGTCGCGGACGGCGTCGTTGGGCGCCCCGGCCAGTTCCCGCCCGGTGGCCCGGACGAGCTGGTACAGCGGGTCGTAGGCGTAGTCGCTGGCGGCCGGCACCGCCGCGTTGCCGAAGAACGCCGGCGCACCCGGCTGCGCCACCCGGGTCACGTTGCCCACCGCGTCGTAGGTGTAGCGCAGGTCCCGCACGCCCGCGGTGACCAGCCGCTCCAGCCGGAACGTGCGCGGATCGTAGAAGTACTCGGTGACCAGCCCGTTGCCGTGCCGGGCGAAGCGCCGCCGGCCCAGCGCGTCGTAGTCCTGCTCGGCCAGGAACTCCACCTCGGCCCCCTGGCCGCGCAGCCGGGCCGTGAGCCGGCCCAGCAGCCCACCCTCCAGGTACGTCGGGCGCAGCTGCGTGCCGTCGGGCAGGGTGACCAGGGTCGGCCGGTTCAGCGCGTCGTAGCTGGAGGCCGTGGTGAAGACCTCGTCGGCCAGCAGCGGCGCGGCGGCGGCCAGCAGCGCCGGGTAGTCCGCGGCGGCGGCCACCGGCGACCAGTCCGGGCCGTCCAGGTCGAGCGCCAGCACCCGTTGCGCGCGCAGCGGATTGCCCTTGAAGTCCACCTCCGGCACCTGGACCCGGCCGGCCTGGTCGAACACCAGGTGCGGCACGCCGTGCAGGCCCAGCGCGGCGGCGTCCGGATGGCGGTCGCCGAACACGACGTACTGCAGGCAGCGTTCCGGGCCGCCGGACTCGCTCACGTACTGCCCGGTGCAGCGGTGCAGCACGTCGTAGTCGATCCGGAACGCCCGGCCGTGCTCGTCCCAGATCCGCCGCACCCCGCCGAGGGCGTCCTGGAACACCCACCGGGTGCCCTTCTCGGCGCTCCACGAGCGCAGCCCGGCACCGTGCGGCCCGGTGAAGGAACTGGCGATGTGCCGGCCCAGCGCGTCGTACCCGTCGGCGAACCGGCCGGTCAGGTCGCCGCCGGTGTGGGTGCCGAAGCGCTGGCCGCCGCCGGCGTCCACGACCGAGTAGACGGCCCGGCCCAGGCTGTCGAAGTGCACCACCGCCGGGGTGTCGGCGTGCGCGGCGGCCAGCCACGCGGCCCGCACGTCCGGGTCGGTCGGCTGCGGGTCGGCCAGCGGATCGGGGCTGCCGCGCTCGACGTACCACTGGCTGTCGCGCACCGTGTCGTTGGCGTCGAACATCCGGTGCGCCCACGCGGTCGTCTCGACCCGGCCGAGCGTGCCGTCCGGATAGCGGGTCCGCACCGCCCGGCCCAGCGGGTCGTAGTAGCGCACGGCGGTCACGCCGATCTCGCGCAGCGCCGCGGCGTCCTCGTACCCGCCGGTGGTGCTGAAGTACGGCTGGTACCGCTTCACCGGGTTGCCCCGGTTGTTCAGCACCGTGCGGCCGGTGCCCAGCCAGCGCGGGTCGGCGTCCACCTCGACCGCGGCGCCGTCCGCGTCCACGGTCAACGCCCGGCCCGGGTGCACCCGGGACTTGGTCAACGCCAGCCCGCCGGTGCCGGAGCTGTACTCGTAGCTTTCCAGCCAGCGCGGATTGCCCGCGCCGTGCCGCTCCCGGTGCCGGACCCGGCTGTACGCGGGCGTCCCGTCCCGGGTCCAGGCGAACGGGTCGTACTCGAAGGTCAGGGTCGGGTCGTCGAGGGTGTCTGCGTCCCCGGCGCCGGCCCGGCCGAGCAGCGCCGAGGCCACCACCCGGCCCAGTTCGTCGTAGCGCACCGCGCGGCGCTGCCCGTTCGGGTCGGTGACCCGGGTGGCGCCCAGCACCCGGTAGTCGTTGACGGCGGTGCTGACCGACCAGCCGGCCTGCTCGACCGCGACCCGCTCGGTGAGCAGGTGGTACCGGTCGAAGGTGACGGTGGTCTCCAGGCCCAGCGCGTCCCGGGCGCCGGTGGACAGGTAGAAGTGCGCGGCCGGGTCGGCCGGATAGCGCAGCTCGCCCGAGGGGATCCACCAGTCCGGGCCGCCGTCGAGTCGCACGTACCCGGCCGCGGCCAGCTCGCCGCCGGTCACCGCGGTCCCGTAGCCGGCGGCCAGCGTGTCGGGGGTGAACGCGAGCTGGTACGTCTGGTGCGCCAGCCCGAGGGTGTCCCACTGCCCGGCCGGCAGCGGCGCCAGCGCGTCGGAGCGGAACCGCACCTGGGCGTGGGACAGCAGCCGGCGCTGCCGGCTGACCCCGTCGGCCGGCACCTCGTAGCCGATCGGCGCGGCCGTGTCGAAGCCGCCGGTCAGTTCCGCGCGGGTGAACAGCGCGCCGGCCGGGGCGAGCCCGGTGAGTTCGTGGGTCAGCGACTCGTGGGCGGCGCGGATCCGGTACGCCGGGACCGGCAGCGTCACGTCCACGTCGGCGGTGTACCGCTGCTCGCCGTACGTGACGTGGGTGCGGCGCTGCTCGTCGGCGACCTCGGCCGGCAGGTCCGGGTCGGTGCCGGCGCGGCCGTACACGACGGCGGCGGCGGCCAGCACGGTGCCGTGCGGGCCGAGCACCAGGTTCAGCCGGTGGCCGATCCGCGGGTCGGCCGGGCGCCGGTCGTAGGAGAGCGTGACCGCCTCCCGCTCGACGGCCAGGAACACCCCCGGGTCCAGCCGGTCCACGTGGTACGTCTGCTCCACCACCCCGTACGGGTGGTCCTGCTCGGGGCTGCCGTCGTAGGAGTACACCTCCTGGCGCAGCGGCAGGCCGCGCAGCGCCCGGTGCGCCGCGCGGAACTCGGCCGCGCCGATCCCGGTGGGCAGCTCCGGGTCGGGCAGGTGCCGCCCGCCGTACCACTGCGCGGCCAGGTCCACCGGGGCGCCGGTGTGGTACCAGGTCTTCGTGGTGACCGGCGGCTGGAACAGTTCGGGGTCGGTGTCCTGGGTGCCGCCGATGGCCTGCACGCCGAGCACGTGGTCGACGAACGACTCGCCGTCGGTCTGCTCGACCATCCCGAAGCCGGTGAACTCCCGCTCGACGCCGTCGAAGTGCCCGTGGTGGTAGCGGTAGCTGCTGACCAGCCGGGTGCCGGCCACCCGGTCGGTCTGCTCGACCCGCTCGACGACCTGCACCGGGAACGGCAGCCGGGTGGCCCAGGGCCGGCCGGCGAGCCGGTCGGCCAGGTGGAACGCGGTGGACGGGGCGTACCGCACGGTGGTCTCGCCGCCCAGGTTGTTCACCACCCGGGTGAGCAGGTGCGGCTTGCCGTCGGCGGCCAGGTCGAGGTAGCGCAGCGGCGCGGCGGCGTCGCCGGGCAGCGGCGAGGACCAGACCAGGCAGGCGGTGCCGGTGCCCAGCAGGTCGGTGACGGTCACCGTGGCGCCGGCGGCCAGGTGCGGCAGGTCGGGCAGGGTCACCGGCGCCGACCAGCCGTTGCCGGACCGGTTGTACCAGAGCCGGACGGCGTCCGGACCCAGGTAGCACAGGTCCGCCGGGCCGGTGCCGTCCACATCGGCCAGCAGCACGCGGGCCGGGTCGAAGGCGTCCGGTTCGGCGAACCACGGCGCGTCGTCCATCTCGACCTTGGCGGCGAACCGGCCGTAGCCCCGGTTGGGCCAGTAGCAGACCTCGCCGTCGCGGACCCGGACCAGGTCGGTGAGCCCGTCGCCGGACATGTCGGCGAGGAAGACGCTCTGCCGGTCGTCGGAGCGCACCAGCCGCGGCCCGCGGTCCTCGTCCGCCGGCCACAGCAGCGGCCGGGCCGCGCCGTAGCCCTCCTCGGCCAGCGACTCGTGCCAGCTCAGCACGGTGTCGCCGGCCATCAGCAGGTCGGCCCGGCCGTCCCCGGTGAGATCCAGCAGCAGCAGGTCGGGGCTCGCCCAGTCGATCACCGGCAGTTCGCGGAACGGCTGGAAGTCGCTCCAGCCGCCGTCGTCGGTGCGCCGGACGAAGCCGGCCGGTTCCGCGCCGAGCTGGATCAGCTCCACCCGGCCGTCGCCGGTCAGGTCGGCCAACTGCTGGTCCCCGCCGGCCAGGTTGGTCAGCGACGGCACGCTGGGCAGCGTCCGGACCGGGCCGAGCCGGCCGGCACCCAGGTTGTTGCGGTAGTACAGCGCGCCGGGGGTCCCGCTCAGCAGCCCGGCGATGCCCTCGCCGTCCAGGTCCACCCAGCGCTCGTCCGGCCCGCCCATCCCGGCCGGCGGGTCGGCCGGGCCGTCCCGGTGCAGGTCCCGGGCGCTCGGCGCGATGGTCGCGGGGCTGTACTCGAAGGTCACCGGGGGCAGCGCCGCGCTGGTGGTGCCGCCGTCCGGTGCGGGCGCCCAGCCCCGCTGGGCCACCCCGACCAGGGTGCTCAGGGTGGGGCCGGCCGCGTACTCCAGCTCGACGGCCCGCACCAGCCGGTCGGCGCCCACCGCCGGCTCGTCCGGGAAGTGGTGGAACATGAGGATCCGCCGGCACAGCCGGTAGGTGCGCACCTCGAACCCGGACCGGTGGCTGG is a genomic window containing:
- a CDS encoding SpvB/TcaC N-terminal domain-containing protein gives rise to the protein MGTSYPIGDGGRGVGRPWRGSGDPTGIASGAGGRHGGAPGAGAGHGGPDGAGARAGGGAAAGPGLGGPALSLPTGGGAIRAIGESFAAHPVTGTGGMSVPIPLSGGRSGFHPDLTLSYDSGGGNGPFGLGWQLSLPAISRRTDRGLPRYDDTDTFLLSGEDDLVPVPGGTPVAGHTVQRYRPRTEGAFARIERWTRDSDGDVHWRTLSGSNLLAVYGRDGSSRIARDGRVHSWLLCETRDDRGNAIVYTYKAEDAGGVDLDRPHERHRSERDANRYLKSVRYGNAVPLLDGAGRRPVDLSPAQMAGAGWLFEVVLDYGEHDPDDPRPGDAGDWACRPDPFSSHRSGFEVRTYRLCRRILMFHHFPDEPAVGADRLVRAVELEYAAGPTLSTLVGVAQRGWAPAPDGGTTSAALPPVTFEYSPATIAPSARDLHRDGPADPPAGMGGPDERWVDLDGEGIAGLLSGTPGALYYRNNLGAGRLGPVRTLPSVPSLTNLAGGDQQLADLTGDGRVELIQLGAEPAGFVRRTDDGGWSDFQPFRELPVIDWASPDLLLLDLTGDGRADLLMAGDTVLSWHESLAEEGYGAARPLLWPADEDRGPRLVRSDDRQSVFLADMSGDGLTDLVRVRDGEVCYWPNRGYGRFAAKVEMDDAPWFAEPDAFDPARVLLADVDGTGPADLCYLGPDAVRLWYNRSGNGWSAPVTLPDLPHLAAGATVTVTDLLGTGTACLVWSSPLPGDAAAPLRYLDLAADGKPHLLTRVVNNLGGETTVRYAPSTAFHLADRLAGRPWATRLPFPVQVVERVEQTDRVAGTRLVSSYRYHHGHFDGVEREFTGFGMVEQTDGESFVDHVLGVQAIGGTQDTDPELFQPPVTTKTWYHTGAPVDLAAQWYGGRHLPDPELPTGIGAAEFRAAHRALRGLPLRQEVYSYDGSPEQDHPYGVVEQTYHVDRLDPGVFLAVEREAVTLSYDRRPADPRIGHRLNLVLGPHGTVLAAAAVVYGRAGTDPDLPAEVADEQRRTHVTYGEQRYTADVDVTLPVPAYRIRAAHESLTHELTGLAPAGALFTRAELTGGFDTAAPIGYEVPADGVSRQRRLLSHAQVRFRSDALAPLPAGQWDTLGLAHQTYQLAFTPDTLAAGYGTAVTGGELAAAGYVRLDGGPDWWIPSGELRYPADPAAHFYLSTGARDALGLETTVTFDRYHLLTERVAVEQAGWSVSTAVNDYRVLGATRVTDPNGQRRAVRYDELGRVVASALLGRAGAGDADTLDDPTLTFEYDPFAWTRDGTPAYSRVRHRERHGAGNPRWLESYEYSSGTGGLALTKSRVHPGRALTVDADGAAVEVDADPRWLGTGRTVLNNRGNPVKRYQPYFSTTGGYEDAAALREIGVTAVRYYDPLGRAVRTRYPDGTLGRVETTAWAHRMFDANDTVRDSQWYVERGSPDPLADPQPTDPDVRAAWLAAAHADTPAVVHFDSLGRAVYSVVDAGGGQRFGTHTGGDLTGRFADGYDALGRHIASSFTGPHGAGLRSWSAEKGTRWVFQDALGGVRRIWDEHGRAFRIDYDVLHRCTGQYVSESGGPERCLQYVVFGDRHPDAAALGLHGVPHLVFDQAGRVQVPEVDFKGNPLRAQRVLALDLDGPDWSPVAAAADYPALLAAAAPLLADEVFTTASSYDALNRPTLVTLPDGTQLRPTYLEGGLLGRLTARLRGQGAEVEFLAEQDYDALGRRRFARHGNGLVTEYFYDPRTFRLERLVTAGVRDLRYTYDAVGNVTRVAQPGAPAFFGNAAVPAASDYAYDPLYQLVRATGRELAGAPNDAVRDHTDVPPAASPTDPGAVRGYTQEYEYDPLGNITVLRHRFRTQAGVGAGWTRHYRYAYQDDPLDATNRLAGTSLPGDPDTGPYSAAYPHDALGNIVAMPHLAALEWNAQDQLRRVDLGGGGEARMVYAAGGQRLRKVVDRPGSIQLEWIFLGAVTVFRRRNRTTGALQLERWSTTIADDAGPVAQVDVKTADPAGLDPANPLDVPLIRYQLTNHLGSATMQTDAAGAVISYEEYHPYGTTGYRYGRPGTDLSLKRYRFAGHEMDEETGFYYAGARYYLPWLGRWASSDPGGFADGGNLYRYCRNNPVGLADPAGLRPATVQLPETHTISIQEPHFTGAEHPTVEDFRRYMAGHDATLDPRINNTNSVIYYQPNVTLNIEMGGWSEHPGGTWVLHAVLPPPAPPKPKPKPPPPPPAPPPAQPPPPDPTPPPEPPPTPPPPAAPPTGDAGGSGAASGGSGDSDGKAPAAPGATGGAAAHTAPAAERFIWKYRFAGPRGTYRGKILEWMYGVPWRSNTKNWDVETGSTVKQVKTTDVHGKAGNIARSATRDADAAIKANPTETMSGKRPQAVIITETDAPAAVGNAVRTATTPGGGRKIPAGAQAPEHVRGLPGRVGMVGKGLSVGGFALSAYALWGDYERGDWEMGVGDVLGTVGGGLELYAIAVPGATVVGVSAMTAGLVIGGLGLAAVSYVSMQRAAEVGDTPGVVAGAVGIGAGLAIAAGAIGIAAGSVVVAPVVLAVGIVAAIGVGIFHAGRYFDWW